A DNA window from Pseudorasbora parva isolate DD20220531a chromosome 5, ASM2467924v1, whole genome shotgun sequence contains the following coding sequences:
- the LOC137075711 gene encoding proteinase-activated receptor 1-like produces MYCSILLMMCISVDRLLAVALPIASLNWRTTRKASCVCVLVWLMAIAGTVPLLSMRQTVNINNVGIFCHDVLLQNDSSVLQYVYQFSILSCLYYFLPLVITLVSYFTIIYVLSAKSKHVASSSPSGIQRKAVIMAIAVLFEFVVCFAPTNGILMYHCVHLAGGNIEVGDSSYAAYMLAVFLGSASVFLDPLLYYYGSSQCRQRIRSLFRSRKAKRENS; encoded by the coding sequence ATGTACTGCTCCATACTGCTGATGATGTGCATAAGTGTGGACAGACTGCTGGCTGTGGCGCTTCCCATCGCCTCTCTAAACTGGAGGACCACAAGGAAagcctcgtgtgtgtgtgtgctggtctGGCTGATGGCGATCGCTGGTACTGTGCCACTTCTCTCAATGAGACAAACAGTCAACATTAACAATGTGGGCATCTTTTGTCATGATGTACTGCTCCAAAACGACTCTTCGGTGCTGCAGTATGTCTACCAGTTCTCCATCCTCTCCTGCCTCTACTACTTCTTGCCGCTGGTCATCACCTTAGTGAGCTACTTTACTATCATATATGTACTCAGTGCAAAGTCTAAACATGTAGCATCATCATCACCTTCAGGCATCCAAAGGAAAGCTGTGATTATGGCTATTGCTGTGCTGTTTGAGTTTGTGGTGTGTTTTGCTCCAACCAATGGCATCCTGATGTACCACTGTGTTCATTTAGCTGGAGGAAACATTGAGGTGGGAGATTCTTCATATGCTGCTTACATGTTGGCTGTGTTTTTGGGGAGCGCAAGTGTTTTTCTGGATCCCCTTCTGTACTACTACGGCTCGTCTCAGTGTCGACAGCGAATCAGATCTCTGTTTAGGTCCAGAAAGGCAAAAAGAGAGAACTCCTGA